The window CCATGCCCCAGTTACGCGACAAGCCCCTCAGGAAGTGGGCTGGACAGCCGAGCTGGTGGAGGCAGAGGGGACAGTGGCCTCATCTGAGCCTGTAGAGTCTGCTGTGCTTGGGACAAGCCCCTTCCACCGGCTGCTTCAGTTTCGTCTTTGTGGTGGTGGGTCTTCCCATTCGCCATCTAGGGCCGTTTTAGGGTCGCTCCATGTCATTTCGGCGAATTGAAGCTACAGCTTGGGGTGTGTATTCTTGGGGATGGGGCGGGCAGGCCACCTCCTGGTAATGGGTCACACCATTACCACAGAGGTTCCTGCCTGATTCTCCCTCTGGGCTAGTCATGCTTCCTCTGGGGGTCCACCATGCTCGGACAGTCCAGATACAACAGGGGATGTGGAGGACTGAGAAGCTGGTCCTTTGAGTCAGATGTTGTGGCTTCCAGGCTTAAGCTATTGACCACAAGGTTATTTTAAGCTAAATAACACCCTTTCTGGGGAGAGACTAGATGGGATGGACCGTCAGGAAgggcatagaaacagaaacttttGTGAAGGTCATGTCACCCATTTGGAAGCAAGCAGAGTAAGGTGGAAACCAGGCAGTGTGGGTCCCACACTGAAGTTGCTGTGACTCCCGGCATCCCTGTTCCTTGCTGACATGTAAAAGGCTTCCTAGGGTCCTTTGCTCAGGGTCTGAGGTCCCCAATCCTAAGCCAGCATAGGGGACAGGCTCTATTCTTCTTGTGGTCCCAGTACAACAGTTGTGTTTTTGCTTGTGGTATATTTCTGTGGCCCCAAAGCTAGATAAGAACTgtgcagggaggcagagggaggaggcgGAGGCTGGTCTCAGTAGGAAGAGTAACCACTGCGTGGCTGTGAAATTTTTAGACCCATTCTTGTTGTCCCAAGGAATAGCAGCCTGAGTCCTGTCTCCTCACCAGAGTCTGATGGAGTCAGAAAGGTACTCACTTCTCATGTCCCCTTTCCCTCCAAGAAGCTGCACTGTCAAGGGAGGATTTGCTCTTGTGCAGAGACTGCCCCCTCAGTCTGGGAGGTCTGGGGCCTCCAGCCTCTTCCTTGCCTGGGGACACAAGCTGTGGGCACTGCAGCACCCATGGCCAAGGAGGGAGCAAGGCTGAGGGCCAGGAGATGGGGGTTCTGGTGGCCATCCAGGTGAAGGAGATGGAGCACTGTCAGGGCTGGGAGCTGGCTGTGCGCTCAGGCCTGGGGACCGTTCACACTGTTCTCTAAAGGCTGTGTTTCCAACCCACAGGCCTAAGCCAGGGCGATGTTGAAAATGGTGACTTTTTTCCAAGGTCTTCCTGGCCAACCGTCTGTGCCGGGGACCCTGGACTTCCCCGGGAGCCCCCAGAAGTCACGCTCCACGTCTGAGGCGGAACCAGAGGCCTCCATGTCAGAGGCTTCTTCCGAGGACCTGATGCTATCCCAGGAGGCTGGGACGGCTcgggatggggaggaggaagagtctgcaaagaaggagaagaagaagtcCAAAGGACTGGCCAACGTGTTCAGTGTCTTCAccaaagggaagaagaagaagaagaaaaaggaccaGCCCAGATTATCGGATCCTGAGGTCCAGCCCAAGTCCAGGCCCGACCTAGATGGTCCACCGCCCACAGGTAGGCTGTGGTGGTAGCTGGGGCTGGAGTAGCATGAAAGAGTCAGACCAGGTTTGGGAATGGTAGGGGCTCATAAACCACTCAGCTAGGACAGTGGGCAGGTGAGACAGCTAGGCGAGTCACTAGTGTAGGAGATGGGGTTCCCTGCTCGGGTCTTGTCTGGGACATTGGCATCCTCCCTGGGAGCTGAGCCTCCTCTTGTCCCCGGTGGGTTTGTCGGCCTAAAGGCGGGTTTCTGCACTGCAGTGGAGGAGCTCAAGGAGGCCCTGGAGAGTGGGCGGCTGGAGGCCGCATGGCAGGTGCTGGCACTGGAGCGGgagctggaggctgaggcagcagcgGCGAGCCGCAGGAGCAACGAGGAGCTGGTGCGGCAGCAGAGCAAGGTGGAGGCGCTGTACTTGCTGCTGCGCGACCAGGTGCTCAGGGTGCTGCGGCGGCCGCTGGAGGCGGCGCCCGAGAGGCTGCGCCAGGCGCTGGCCGTGGTGtcacagcaggagcttgaggaccGTCGGGCGGCCGGGGCACCCGTGGCGGCGGTGCTGGTGGCCACGCGCCCCCGGCGCTGGCTGCAACTGTGGAGGGACAGTGTGGCGGAGGTGGCGGCGGAGCGTCTGGACGCGCAGCCAGCCGTGGTGCCCGAGGGCCGCTCGGAGGCCGAGACCAGGTTCCTGCACATGGGCTGCACCATGAAGGAGGACCTGGAGGCGGTGGTGGAGCGGCTGAAACCGCTGTTCCCTGCCGAGTTCAACGTTGTGCACACCTATGCCGAAAGCTACCACGCGCACTTCGCAGCCCAGCTGTGCACCTTGGCGCAGTTCGAGCTGTGTGAGAGGGACACCTACTTTCTGTTGCTCTGGGTGCTGAACCTCTACCCCAAGTGAGCTATGCCAGTGGATGGGATGGGTCTCCTCTGCGGGAAGGGGTGCTGAGACTCCAGGGGCAGACATTGTTGAGCTGAAAACCAGTGTcgggggtgaggggagagagtTGGGAATTGCACCCAATGTTTTGGCTTTGTGCTTCAGTTTCCTGAACCTTTGCGGTTCTGCAGTTGGGGAAGGGAGGTACAGAAAAGGAGACTTCGTCATTCGTTCTCAAGGAGGTCTCCGATCTGAACAGGGATGAAACAGAGTAGGAGAGGCTGTGACAGATGCAGCTGGACACAGGGGAGGCCAGAGCACAGGGCTTGAGAGGACACCAGGTCTGGGGGAGTCAGGGAGTCTTCTGTATTGAGTCAGTTCACACTTTAATGGCTGTACAgtcaggcagggaggggacagAACACACAAGGAAGAAGTGGTAGGGAGGATGGTATTCTAGGAGAGTGACATtctgggagctgagcagagatgCTATGTCATAACAACCCCTTGCAAGAGAGCTAGCAACTGTGGAGTGGCACTAGGTGTCCCTCATGGGGCAATCTCTGTCAGACAGTATCACCCTGGTGACCCATTGAGTTCTGGAGCCCCTCGGATGAGAGGCTGGAATATGCCAAAGGTGGGCAATTGGTACTCAGCTGGGCCCAGCCTCAGCATCCTTTGATTGGTCCAGACTTCATGGATCCCCAAATGGGCCTGTCATCCACACCAGCTGAGGGAGAGTGACTTGTGTTACAGGGTGGAAATGTTCACAGCGCTAGAGACCAGGGATTTGCATGGATTCCTCAGACCTGAGTGTATAGTCTACAGGAGGGGAGGCCGGGGACACAGACCGTGTGAGCAGCTTGAGAAGTGCTGAGCCAGCCTCCTGTGGGAGGGCCAGGGAAAGGACACGAGAGGGGTGGTAGGTGAAGAGCCAACAGGACATAGGGAAAACAGGCAGGGACTTCCAGAGACAGCTGGGCCCTGACCCGGTTCCTGCTAGTTTCTCCTGACTCACCAGGAAATGCCAGGCACTCAGGCTCCCTGCCTGGTCACCTTCCTGCCCCTGTGATACCTAGGGGTCTCCTGACTTGGGGCGCAGCAGGAAACTAAGGCTAGCCTGAACATGGAGTCCAAGGGAGGCATATTGAGACCTGTCCTGTGAGGACCAAAGTCTGACTCACATGCATCCAAACTGGGTGAAGGGCACAGAGTGGGTCATTCTTAATGTTCTAGGCAAACAAAAGGCCTTAGGCAGTGCCAGGGCTGGGCAGGTCCCCTGGGAACTCTGCAGCCACTTGAGGCACCAAGAGAGTTCTATAGggcagttccagggcagcctttCCTGTTCAGCCACAAGGCTGGTCTGGTGGGGCTGGCTTTAGGGCCAGAGGCTGTGTCGTATCTGTGCAAAAGGGGAAGCCTGGTAGCCTAGAGGTCTGGGGAACTGGTTTAGAGCAGGAggaatggggtggtggtggtggtggtaagaaGAGGCAGGATGACTCCAGCCTGAACTGTGGTCAGACCTGGGGAAGGGGGCGGGGCAGAAGATGCAGCAGTGTCTGCGGCTGGAGTGGGGGACTAAGCTGCTGGGGTGCTGCTGTCACTCTCTTCACGCCAGTGTCTCTCCGCCCACAGTGATATTCTGAACAGCCCTAAGTTGGCAAAGGAGCTACAGGGTATCAGGCTTGGGAGCCTCCTGCCCCCTAAGCAGATCAGGTTGCTGGAGGCGGTGTTCCTGTCCAATGAGGTGGTGAGTCCAAAtgctgggggcggggcctgggaggGCAGAGTGGAGATAGAAGGGAAGAGCCCAGTCAGGACACAGCACGTGACAGACACTTCCAGATGAGCTTGGTGACAGGTTTAGTGCTACCAAGACCCGTGTCTTTTCCCCTAGACCAATGTGAAGTTACTGATGACCCGAGCCTTAGAGCTAGAGTCTCAGCGCTGGGCCCGGGATGTGGCTCCCCAGAGCCTGGATGGCCATTACCACAGTGAGCTGGCGATCGACATCATCCAGGTACCCCTAACTGCCCCCCTCAGGTGAACAGGGACAGCCACAGCTCACCTCTGATGACCCCCATGTTCTAGCATGCACCTCTCTCCCATGCTCTGCCCCTGCCCCAGTCCAGAGGGGCACCTGCTGTGCTTACCCGCTGCTCTCTGCAGATCGTCTTACAAGGCCTGGACAAGGCCGAGAACATCACTCCTGAAGTCGGGGTACAGATAAGACAGTTGCTTCTGGTGGAGCTGGCTGCACTACTGAGGAGGTAGGTGTGTCCACAGCACACGGGGTCCCCAGCACCTTAGGGTGGGGGGATTCAAGCTAAGTcagtcctgccctgccctgtcctTGTCAACTACAGCCCAGGGTCTTCGGCCCCTGCCCCAATCCAGAGCACCAAGAGCCTCGGGTTGGGTGACCTCTACAGGAATCAGTACTTCCTGCCTTCACCATCATCAAAGCTCCCTAGCAGAGCAGTTTGGTAGCTTAAAAGAAGATGCACCATGAGGAATGGAGGCCCTGCTGCCCCTTCCCATGACATCCTCAGAATTATCTTGGTTTCCTCCCCCAATTCTGAAAACACCATCCACCATCAGACTGTGACACCCTTTGGCCTCTCAGTTACAGAGGggcactgaggaagaggaggggcctGGGGAAAGAAGGGGGACCCCACAGTCAGGTAGCACTTTCTCTGGAGCCCAAGCAGGGCTCTGTccctctggcctcagtttctgcAGCTTGTAATAGGATGTTTAGGAGCTTATGGCCCCTCCCTGGATCCTGGGGAGATCAACAACCGGCAGACTGAGAGGGAGTGGCTTCTGTTGTCCCAGTGTTTGCGCTGGTCCTGAAGATGCCCTTCTGTTTTATCAGCTACCAGCGCACCTTTGATGAATTCCTAGAGAAGAGCAAACTGCTGACAAATTACAGGGCCAACATCATCGCCAACATCAACAACTGCCTGTCCTTCCGGTGAGAGGATTGGGCAGATGTGCCCGATGGGAGGAGGGCAGACGGGGTGGAGCACAGAAGGGGAATCAAGGGTCACAAGGCAGTGAGGAAATGGTAGGGCTGGAGCAGCCGCAGCTCCGCAGCTCCGGGGTGGAGTGCTGAAGGAGTCAGCAGGATGCAATTGATTTACTAGTTTAGCTTTATAACAAATGGTGAAGCAGAAGACATGGCAAGCCAAGGTGGAGAGCTGGAGACCTGCCAAAGGCAGGAGGGAGGTGCCTGGGGCGTGGGCGTCCATGGAAGACTTGGACGGGATGCCACAGGGAGTGGGGGACTGCTGAGGGTCCTAGAGCAAAGACTAACTCAGGAAGACCAGTCCAAGGGTCGCTGCACAGCTGGAGGCTGGGCAGGCCGGCGTGACCTGCTTTCGTTCACTCTCCAGAACATCTGTGGAGCAGAAGTGGCAGATACCTCAAGATTCCCTGAACCACATGCTGGATCCCTTGAAAGATCTTAAGGCTCATGGCTTCGACACCCTGCTCCAGAGCCTGTTTTCAGACCTGAAGGTATCAGGAACCCCATTATAGGGCGCATCCTGAAGCCCGGcacaggagggagagcagagagaggagtaGAAGCCCCTGCCTCAGACCTGCAGGAGGCACAGATGGGGAGGTGCAGTGTTGCTGGGGATGTCCAAGTGGTGGGGGCCTGAAGTGCTCTCCAGCTGACCCACCCCACATCCTGGCTATGCCTTGGCCTGGAAGGACCACAAAGCTAGGAGCATCCGGAGAAGAttcatcccccactcccacccctgccaTTCCTGCTCCCAGTTCCTGGGGCTCAGGGCCCCTTAAAAAGCAGAGGAGTGGTTCCCTGCTCAACCTCAGGACTGGAGGTACAAAGGGCAGCCAGTGGGTATGGAAAGCCTATGGGGTGACCCTGGATGACCTGGCACAGGGCTTGTTTATGCAGGAATGTATTTATTTAAGAGGGAGGCAGTGGAAAAGACTGCAGGGCTACAGGCAGGCTGTCCTGGCTCTCCTGAGCCACAGCTGCGTGACCTTGGAAGAAGGGTACACACAGACTACCTCTGCTTCCGATCTgagagcaggaacctgaagttGGCCAGCTCCTGGAAAGCCCTTGGGACCCTACTGGTCAtgagtgtctgtgtgagggtgtctgtgCCTGGCTGCCCTTCCTTTCTGGGCGTGACCAGACATCCTGCCTCTCGCCTGTCCCAGCCACTGTTCAAGAAGTTCACACAGACCCGCTGGGCAACGCCAGTTGAGACCCTGGAGGAAATCATCACTACTGTGGGCATCAGGCTGCCTGAGTTCTCGGAACTGAAGGACTGTTTTCAGGAGGTGAGGGAGCTCAGGAGTGGGCCTGGGGATTGGCGCTGTCTGGACACCCACGCTAACCAGCAGTGTTTATCCCTCACACCCACATGTGTTTACACATGCGCACGGGGATGCAGGCACCCATGCTTACACTTCTGCCTCTACGTATTCCTGGGTTTTTGCCTTGGAAGCTTTAATTGAGGGGAGGAGATGAGCCTCTGTGGGTAGGTGTCAGTGGATCTCATTCTGCCTGCCTAGGAGCTCATGGGGGCCGTGCACCTGCACCTGGTGAAGGAGTACATCATCCGGCTCAGCAAACGGCGCGTGGTCCTCAAGactgaggagcagcagcagcagctggcaagGCACATCCTCGCCAATGCCGACGTCATTCAGCATTTCTGCACTCAGAATGTgagcacaccccaccccaccctgaacAAGCCCTGCAGCCTCTCCAAGCCCGGCCAGCTACCGCTCTCTTAGGACCCCTGGGGGAAAGGGACAACATCCTCCaaccttccctctgcctccagggctCCAACGCAACCTGGCTGAACCAAGCCCTCCCTAGGCTCGCTGAGATCATTCACCTGCAAGATTCCAATGCCATTAAGATTGAAGTGGCCACATATGCCACCTTGTACCCTGACTTCAGGTGAGCACTAGAGGCCCTCGGGAACTGAGCAGCTGGTTTGTCCCTGCCAGGTCCCACTGTGCTCTGAACATGCTGGGACTAGAATCCCCTCATGACCCACTCAACTGCTAAGGCTCCACCAAGGTGGGATCATAATGTCTGATGCTCAGTCTGGGGGTGACTTGGGGGCATGTGCTTATGTCTTGCACCTCCTGTTCCTGGACCTAGTCTAAACTGTGGCTGACTCACCCCACCTATTCAATCATTATCTACGTATATTGACCCATATACATCCAAGCCCCCATTCGCCTATCTACTATCCATTAGTCTATGTACTTAGCACTCTCTGTCCATTCATATAGATATTCATCTTCCTATCTACCCACTTTCCCATGTAGTTATCCATCCATCCTTATGCTTAACCACCTCTCCACTCTTCCATTGATCCGTCTGTCCATCCTTCTAGTTATCCATCCATCTTTCTGTTTACCTACTCATCCACCTgtcatccatccaaccatccccCACCTTTCCGCGCAGATACTCATCCATCCTTCTTGCTTTCTCATCAACCCATCTGTCCACTGACCCCATCGCTTGTCCTCTCTGCTGGGATCGCACCAACAGTCATTCATCAGCATTCTAGACGCTGGACTCTATGCTGCTCTGTGTTCTGGGATACAGTGAAGTACAGGGCATGCTGGGTCTCAGCCCTCTTTCTGTAGCTTACATCCTGGTGAGGGCTAACCATGATGAGGTAACCAGGGAGAGGGAAAATTCCAAGTTATAGTAATCATCTTGAATTACAGGGAGTGCTGATCAGTGAAGGGCAAAGCCTTTTAGAGAGGTGACATTTAGCTGAAACCTGAGGTGGGGAGGAGTCAGCCACCTCAAAGATATGAGGAGAGACATTCTCGGGTAACAGTCAGTACGAAGGTCTGACAGGCtggagaggggaggagacagagaggacaggGCTGCCTACTGGGCAGAGCAGCTGGCTGCAGGTTCTGTGGCAGGGCCTGGAGTCAGGGCAGCCAGCACGGCTGTGAGCAGGGGTGTTTGTGACCAGTGGGGCTGACAGGATGCTCTCCTTTGCCAGCAAAGGCCACCTGAACGCCATCCTGGCCATCAAGGGAAATCTACTAAGCAGTGAAGTCAGGAGCATCCGGAATATACTGGACATCAACACAGGGGTGCAGGAGCCTTCCAGGCCCCTATTTTCACTTATAAAAGTTGGTTAACTTTTCCAAATGTCTGATGTGCTAATGAGCACGCAGCGAATGTCAGGCACCACCCCGGTTGGGGATGCTCAATGGCACTGGCACCGTGACCCATCACCAGCCTCCCACATTCTGCTGCTGTTTTTTCTCAGCCTTGGCTCTGGAACAAGACCTGGCAGCCAGGATTGGACATACCACTGTCCAGTGGGGCCCAGAACCCACTGTGGGCCATTGCCCTGTGAGCACGCAAGAATTTTCTCATAAACGATGGTTCATCTTGGGCGGACTGCCCCTACCTTCTACATTACAGTCTGTCTCCTAATGGTGCCCCCTCAGGTGGCTCTGAGTAGCCCCTTCAAGCTCCCTAGGACCAGTGACGAAGCCTCATCCTGATTTCTTCAGCCCGTGGGCTGCCATGAGATAGAGCTGAAAACGAAGAAGGAAAAGGTCATCTTTGTATCTGAGGCCTGGAAGGAGCCTTGTGGGATGCTGTGGCAGCGCTGGCATCAGAACCACTTCCATAGTGGCCCCTGACCCTGCAAGTAGCTCCTGGTACCACTCAGCCTGGAGGACCCACTCCTTCCCTCCCGTAGGCTGCCCCTGTGTGGGTAAAGCCCAAGGCCACCTGGGCTCTCTCAGGCCACACCTTCCCCCATGTAGGAATAAGCACCTCCTCAGGCCCACCCTCTGAAGTCTGGGCAGGAACCCAGGGGTCCGCCAAGTACTTGATCAGCTTCCTGTTGGTGTTTTGTACCATGTTTCCACACATCCACCGAGTGGGTTTGAACCACAACTTTGCTTACAGTTCTGCAAATTGTGAAATGTGACCCAGGCTTGGAATCTAGGTGTGGTCGGGGCCCATTGCTCCTGGAGGCCCCAGGGAAAATCATTTCCTGGGCTTCCCCAGTTTTTACATGCTACCCACATCTCTGGTCTGAGGCCCTTGTACCTTCAGAGCCAGGGACAGCTACTATGTCCTTCATGCCCCCCTCCCCAGTGTCTACTGCTTCTGATCCCGCTGTGATTTAGGACCCTGgtgattgcactgaatctgcCTGGAGACTTATTAGCAGCCTTGATTCCAGCTGCAAATTTGATTCCTGTTTGACACATCACCCAGTAGTCATTGGCTCTGGGGACCAGTTGGTCCCACAGGGTCTACACCTGGAAAACAAGAACTTAATTTCCCATCATGCACCTGCTCCTCCACGGACCCTGCTCTTCTCTAGCTGTGAAAGTCCTTCTTAGCACTGACCCAGCCTTGATTATCCCTCATGGTTCAAGGCTAGGATTTGAAGCCTTCCTCCAGGCTTATCCCCTTTCCCAGGTACTTGCCTTACAAAACTGGCCAGGAATTGGCCAGTGCGAACAGTGCACAAAGGCCTTCATATTTTTGTAGATGTTAGCTTGTTTGATGACATTAatgtttttaataatatatttatagtGTTGATTTCATATGTGTGTACCCAGGACAGAATTtagggtgtgtttttttttttttatagcttgaTATAAAGCTGATTTCAAAAGTGGCTGTGGAGTGGTTTATTTGGAGAATTGCAGCATTGGGGCATGGGCTGGGGTAGCTCTAGCTGCTTCTTCAACCTCCTGTTGTCTGCAAACCCTGTCTTCTCTGGTTCTGGTTCATAGTCACAGTCCTGGCCTTCACCCCTTCCTGTCTTTTTGCCTATAAGCTGGCAACTGGTCACCCTGAGGATGGGGCTATGGAGGGCTGGCGGAAAGGTGCAATGTGGGCTGCCACTGTGTTAACTGCATGCTTGAACTCCAACAAGAGGCTCCTGGGTTATGTACAACTGGAAGGGCGTGATGGCCGCCTCCTCTGCACCCCAGTTCGGACCTAGGATTTGAGGCAGAGCTGAGTCTCTAGGGAAAAAAGAGGGCATGACAAACTCACTCCACAAAGTTCAGGAAGGATTCTAGGTGGTGAGGAGTTGGTGTCTCCCCCATAgcgggactgtgtgtgtgtgtgtgtgtgtgtgtgtgtgtgtgtgtgtgcgctgctGGAGAATTCCATGGGATGGGGATGGGATGACTCCCACCACAAAGTGGGAAGACAGGACGGCAGCCTTGCGCTGGTTTGAGTCTCCTTCACAGAGCCCACTGGGGCCAAAACATTCCTACCTTACCTGGGACCTTCCCGCTGAAGATAAGGGGAGACTAAACTGGGTCAGATGATCACACAGAGTACCCAAAGTGCCAGGTTACCGAGTGGAGGATGACAGTGTCTGGGTGACCCCAGTGGCTCCTGGCTCTTGGCGAGGATCAGGCCCACCTTGTCACCAGCCTAGATGCCGCTTGAGCTCTAAATCAGTCATTTCTCCAGGAAAATCCCACAAGAAGCAGGATTTGCCCCAGAGAggggaagtgagtcactgggctTTAGGGCAGAGGCTCTGTACCTCAGGCCAGCAGGCTCCAGAACGCTGACACACGGGGAGAGGTCACTGCCTGATCCCATCTCTGCCATTGGAAGCAGAGTTCATCCACCAGGGCCCACGCTGAAGGGCTCATATCCCGGCTGCCTCCTGTTTTCAGAGGCCCACACAAACGCCAAGTAAGAAAATGGTTGAGAGCTAAATGCAACAGGGTGCCTGCCGGTGGAGTTGACTCCGGAAGGACCGAGGGGGCAACTCTAGCTGTGGCTTTATGGGGGGACTGGCTAAGAGAGAAGACTGTGGCAGAGATCCCAGacttgtggggcccctagcacaGACCTGGACTGAACGCCACTTGGACAAAAGTGggcagatgggagctggggagagtcAGGCTGTAGGGGAAAGGTGGAGACTTGGGGGTGAAAGCAAGGCTCAGGAGGAGGTCTGCCAGGACAGGCCGGAAAGCAGTGAGAGACAAGCCAGGGTCGAGTTCATTCCAGCTGTAAGGGGAGGTGTTAGTTTTGAAGAGAAGATTTAGTGATGAAGGACCTCGCCCTGGATTCTCCAAGGACAGCCGCTGCAGCCCCCAGGAGCATCCATGTGATGCTGACCAGTTCCTTGAGTTCTCAGCTCCCAGGGATGTCAGCCACACACTCTCAGGGTGACACCCCAGCCCTGCCCTGATCTGCAACTGTAgcagctcctgtctccatcacCAGGGTTCCCCTCTGTGACATAGGAGTCCCATCTCTGCCCTTGCTTACTCCTGTGACTGACTCCTCCACCTGCTGGGAGTCCTGTCCTTCAACACATCACTGTGCCAGAAACCCTCACCCCTCCACGCATGCCGCATTCTCCCTGCCAGCTGAGATCCCATGGTTCCTCGGTGAGAGCTTCTacccagcaagcccctcctgcctcagctgtgcTCACTCTCTAGTAGGAACCCAACTCCGTCACTCATGGTCTACACTTGAGCACAGAACATAGCTGGAGAAAGCTGAGGCCGTGGTGTACCTGCTCCAACCAGATGCTGA is drawn from Peromyscus eremicus chromosome 14, PerEre_H2_v1, whole genome shotgun sequence and contains these coding sequences:
- the Tnfaip2 gene encoding tumor necrosis factor alpha-induced protein 2, which gives rise to MLKMVTFFQGLPGQPSVPGTLDFPGSPQKSRSTSEAEPEASMSEASSEDLMLSQEAGTARDGEEEESAKKEKKKSKGLANVFSVFTKGKKKKKKKDQPRLSDPEVQPKSRPDLDGPPPTVEELKEALESGRLEAAWQVLALERELEAEAAAASRRSNEELVRQQSKVEALYLLLRDQVLRVLRRPLEAAPERLRQALAVVSQQELEDRRAAGAPVAAVLVATRPRRWLQLWRDSVAEVAAERLDAQPAVVPEGRSEAETRFLHMGCTMKEDLEAVVERLKPLFPAEFNVVHTYAESYHAHFAAQLCTLAQFELCERDTYFLLLWVLNLYPNDILNSPKLAKELQGIRLGSLLPPKQIRLLEAVFLSNEVTNVKLLMTRALELESQRWARDVAPQSLDGHYHSELAIDIIQIVLQGLDKAENITPEVGVQIRQLLLVELAALLRSYQRTFDEFLEKSKLLTNYRANIIANINNCLSFRTSVEQKWQIPQDSLNHMLDPLKDLKAHGFDTLLQSLFSDLKPLFKKFTQTRWATPVETLEEIITTVGIRLPEFSELKDCFQEELMGAVHLHLVKEYIIRLSKRRVVLKTEEQQQQLARHILANADVIQHFCTQNGSNATWLNQALPRLAEIIHLQDSNAIKIEVATYATLYPDFSKGHLNAILAIKGNLLSSEVRSIRNILDINTGVQEPSRPLFSLIKVG